In Deinobacterium chartae, the genomic stretch CCGCGCAGCCGACTTGCCGGTGTACGAGAAACGGGTGGTGCCCGAGCCGTCGTAGGAGGCCCGCTGCTCGCCCCACGGTGCGAAGTGATATACAGATCGGGACGTTTCACTTCCTCGAGGAGTCCCGATGACACATTCCGCACTGCCCTTGTGGGTACTCGAAACCCGTACCGCCGCCTACAGCCTCGGCCTCGATCCGGACGGACGGCTGGTCCACACCTATTGGGGACCGCGCCTGCCGCGTTCCGAAGACTACCCGCGTCCGCCCGCCGTGACCGAGTGGGCCTCGTTTAACCACCCCGCGCACCTCGCCCTCGAGGAGTACCCGGGCTACGGTGCTCCCAAGTACATCGAGCCCGCGCTCAAGCTGAGCTTCGCAGACGGTACCCGCGATGTGGTGCTGCGTTACGACTCGGCCGAACAGGACGGGAATGACCTGCGCGTCCACCTGCGCGACGCGGTGTACCCGCTGACGGTCACGCTGCACTACCGCGTGCACCCCGAGCACGACCTGATCGAACGCTGGACGCGTTTCGAGAACGGGGGAAGCGCTCCGGTCACCCTCGAACGGGTTTTCTCGGCGCAGTGGCATCCGCCGCAGCGCGAGGACTACCGCCTGTCGCACCTCACCGGCCGCTGGCTCGACGAGTTCCGGCTGCAGCGTGAGACGCTGCCCCAGGGCGTGACGGTCCTCGAGAGCCGCCGCCTCACCACCAGTCACCACCACAACCCCTGGTTCGCGCTCGATGACGGCACGGCCCTCGAGGAGAGCGGGGAGGTGTGGTTCGGCGCGCTGGCCTGGAGCGGTAACTGGAAACTGATCGCCGAACGCACCGATTTTGGCAATGTGCGCATCGGGCTGGGACTGAACGACTGGGATTTTGCGTGGCGGCTGGGGGGCGGGGAGAGTTTCGAGACGCCGCCGGCGGTCGCCGGGTACACCCCGGGCGGTTTCGGAGCGGCCAGCCGCGCGCTGCACCGCTACATCCGAGACCGGGTACTGCCGCGCCCGCAGGAGCCGCGCAAGGTGCTCTACAACTCCTGGGAGGCCACGCTGTTTGACGTGGACGAGCGCTCGCAGGCCGAGCTGGCCGAACTGGCCGCCGAAATGGGGATCGAACTGTTCGTGGTGGACGACGGCTGGTTTAACGGACGCAACAGCGACCGTGCCGGGCTGGGCGACTGGTGGCCTGACCCCGCCAAGTTTCCCCAGGGTCTGAACCCGCTGATCGAGCGGGTGCAGGCGCTGGGCATGCAGTTTGGCCTGTGGATCGAGCCCGAGATGGTCAATCCGGACAGCGAGCTGTACCGCGCCCATCCCGACTGGGTGATCCACTTTCCCCGGCGGGAGCGCACCGAGGCCCGCAACCAGCTGATCTTGAACCTGGGCCGCCGTGACGTGCAAGACCACCTGATCGCCACGCTTGACCGCCTGCTCGCCGAGCACGACATCCGCTTCATCAAGTGGGACATGAACCGCAACGTCAGCGAGCCCGGCTGGCCCGAGGCCCCCGGAGACCCGCGCGAGCTGTGGGCGCGCTACGTGCACGGTCTGTACCGGGTGTGGGGCACCCTGGCCGAGCGCCACCCGCAGGTGGTGTGGCAGAGCTGCTCGGGCGGGGGAGGGCGCGCCGACCTGGGCATCTTGCGCCTCGCTGACCAGATCTGGGTCAGCGACAACACTCACGCCGCCGCCCGGCTGCAGATTCAAGAGGGCTTCTCGCAGGTGTTTCCGGCCAGCACCATGGAGGCCTGGGTCACCGACGCCGACCGGGGACGCCTGCCGCTCGAGTTCCGCTTTCACGTCAGCATGATGGGCAATCTGGGCGTCGGCGGTCACCTGGCGCGCTGGACTCCGGAGGAGCGCGAGGTGGCCCGCGCACAGATCGCGCTGTACAAACGCATCCGCCCGCTGGTGCAGTTCGGTGATCTCTACCGCCTGCGCTCCGCCCACGCGGGCGCGTTCTCGGCCGTGCAGTACGTGAGTCAGGACCGCAGCGAAGCGGTGCTGTTCGCCTTCCGCACGCACCTTCCGCGTCCTGGCGCGCTGCCCCCGCTGCGTCTGCGCGGGCTTGACCCGCAGGCCCGCTACCTCCTCGAGGGCGAGGACGAACCGCGCTCGGGTGCGGCCTGGATGAACGCCGGCCTGCGGCTGACCCTCGAGGATTTCAGCAGCGCTGTGCTCTGTCTCAGCAGAACGCAGTAGCCCACCGCAGCCCGCTGCGCGCCGCGGTAAAAGCAGAAAAAGTGCCCCGCAGGGGGCACTTTGGGTCAGGTCGGTTACATCGCGATCTGGGTGCTCTCGAGGTGGGGGTCGAGGTGGTTGAGCCAGCGCAGCAGCGCCGGTCGGCCCTGGCCCTCGGGCGCACCCGCACGGGCGTAGAGCCGTTCGAGCTCCTGCCACATGGCGGGCTCGAAGTGCAGGGCACGCACCTCAAGCCGCTCATGCGGCGAGAGCCGCAGGGGCATCCAGCGTTCACGAACGCGCATGCCTCATTCTGACAAATTCAGATGAGGCAAAACAGGCGTTTGCTGACGGTTGGTGACCGTGAAGGAAGCCAGGCTTCATGGAGCGCCTGCCTGCGTTAAGACAAGCTTTAAATTCCTCCGCCACGGCGGCGGCGTGCTTACCGCGGGCCACGCTCTCAGGGTAAGGTGCCCTGGAGGCATGGCCGGACCCGAGTAAAACTCACGTAATGCAACGCACGAATACTTCCCCCGTGATGCCTCGAGGTTGTCTATAATGCGCCGACTTACTGGACCTCTGGAAGTTTCCGCCCTGATCCTGGCCCTGATCACCCTGGCCTGGGGTCCGCTGGCCCAGGGCAGCGCCCTGCCGTGGGCCATGAACGGCCTGACGCTGCTCGGCTGCCTGACCGCCGCCTTGACCCTGCTCGCGCTGGCCGTGCGGGGCAGGCCGCTGCGCGGCGTCAACGGGCCGTTCGTGCTGTCCGGACTGCTGCTGCTCGGCTGGATTTGGCTGAGCGTGCTGTGGGCGCCGTACGCCCTCGAGGCCCATCGCTGGGCGGGAATCTGGACTGCGGTGATCGCCGTGGCGCTGACCTTGCACCTGCTGGCCGATACGCGCGCCCGGCAGCTCACCGCCCTGGTGGCGATCCTGCTGACCATAGCGGCTGCGGTGGCGGTTGCGCTGCTGCAGGTCCGTGGGATCTCCGTTCCCGGTTTCTCCACGGTGCCGGGCGTGCCCGAGCGTTTCCTGACCGGGCCGTACTTTAACCCCAGTCACTTCAGCGGGTTTTTGGTGCCGGCCTCGGCGCTGCTGTCGACCGCCCTGCTGCTGACCCGTCCGGGCCTGCACAGCCTGCTGCTGCTGGTACTGCTGCTTGCGGTGCAGTACGCGAACTTCCGCACCGACGGGGCCACCACCCCCGTGGCCATCCTGGCCGCGCTGCTGCCGCTGGTGGTGTGGATCTGGACGCGCAGCCGGGTCGCTGGAGCGCTGCTGGCCGCCCTCACGGTGGTGGGCGTGGCCGGAGGCATCTACCTGCTGGCGACCCCCAGCGGTCAGACTCAGTTCGAACGCTACAAACAGTTCGTCGGGGTCAGTAACTCGGTGCAGGCGTTCCTCGACGGACGCCTGCAAGTTCACCGTTACGGCGTCGAGATGGCCCGCGACCACGGATTGCGCGGAGTTGGCATCGGACAGTTCCTGTACGAGACCCCGCGTTACCGCGCGGTGCGCCTCGAGGGCGACCGCACCGTGGATAACCGCCTGGTGAACTACGCGCACAACGACACGCTGCAGATGCTGGCCGAAACCGGGGTGCCCGGTGCGCTGCTCTTTTGGGTACTGCTGCTGAGCCCGGTGCTGACCCGGCGACGCAACCTGTTCGGCTACGCCGCCCTGGCAGCCGTCCCGGCACTCGCTTTTGTAGGACTGTTCGACGGGCACCTGAGTGCCATTCCCGGAACCATGGTCTTCGCGTTTGGGCTGCTGGCCCTGAACCGTACGGTTCCTGCCCCCGCCCAGCCCGAACCCCCGCAGATTCACCTCGAGTGGCCCGAAAACCATGATCAGGCGGGGCAGCTTGCTTCCCGATAGCTAGAATTCGCAACATGCGCATTTCTCCTGCAAGCTCCGGGCGCCAGCGGCTGACAGTAACCTTGTTGGCCGCCGGAACCCTGTGGCCGTTGCTGTTGCTGATCGTGGCCCCTACCCCGCCCTGGCTGGCCCCGGCCCTGCTGGCCCTGACCCTGCTGGCTGTCTTGTGCGCTCCGGTGCGGACGGCCCTGGTGGGGGCCGCCGTGCTGCTGGCCGTCGCCACGCTGCTGCTGACCCTGACCCCTCTGGCCGCCGCACTGCTGCGTCCGCTCATCGTTTCGGCCGCGCCCGTTCGTGCCGACGCGGTGGTGGTGCTCGCTGCGGGCATTCACTGCGGCAGCGGCGAACTCGGCGCGACCTCGCTGGCCCGCTTCGTTCGCGGCCTCGAGCTGTGGCGCGCAGGCTACGCGTCCACGCTGGTGTTTTCGGATACCACAGGCCTGGCCTCCGAGCCCGGTTGCCCCTCGGTGGGCCGCCAGGAAGAGCGCCTGGTTCGCCGCCTGTATCCCGAGAATCCGCCTTCCATCCTCTTGCTGCCGCGCATGCGCACCACCCGGACCGAGGCTGTGGCCGCCGCGCAACTCGCTCGGGAGCGCGGCTGGCACCGGGTGCTGCTGGTGACCTCGTCCACCCACTCGAGGCGGGCCCTGGCCGTGTTCAGCTCGGCCGGGCTGTGCGCCGTTAGCGTGCCTGCCGGTGAGCCGGACTTTGACCTGCGGTTGAGCACGCCGCTTGATCGCCTCGCCGCACTGCGCACCCTGGCGCGCGAATGGGCCGGTCTGCTCTCCTACCAGCTGCGCGGCTGGACCGCCACCCCTCCCGCTTCGTGTTCCGGCTGATTCAGGTCAGGCGTGGTGGGGGAGCAGGTTTTCCGGCACGGTCTCGCGCAGCAGGCGGCGCACGTCTTCCGGGCTCCAGCGGCGCGCGGCATCCTCGAGGCGCTGGACCTGGTTCCGGACCCACTGCGGGTCGGGTTGCTCGAGTTCGGCCACGAAGATCTCCGAGTGTTCGGTCGCGGTGATGTTCTCGGCAGTGGTCAGCAGTTCCTCGTACAGCTTCTCGCCCGGGCGCATGCCGGTGAAGACCACCTCCACGCCCTGTGCGCCGGTCAGCTGGATCAGGTCCTGTGCCAAGTCGGCGATGCGCACCGGTTGTCCCATGTTCAGCACGTGCACCGAACCGTTGAGGGCGAGGCCGCCTGCTTGCACCACCAGCCTCGAGGCTTCGGGGATGGTCATGAAGTAGCGGGTCATTTCCGGGTGCGTTACGGTGATCGGTCCGCCTGCCTTGATCTGGGCCAAGAAGGTGGGAACCACGCTGCCACGGCTGCCCAACACGTTGCCGAAGCGCACCGAGACAAAAGCCTGGCCGGGTTTGGTGCGCTGCGCCCCGCTAGAGACCAGCATCTCCGCCACGCGCTTGGAAGCGCCCATCACCGAGGTGGGGTTGACGGCCTTATCGGTCGAGATGTTGACCAGGCGCTCTACCCCGAACTCGAGGGAGAGTTCCACCACGTTGCGCGTTCCGACGATGTTGTTGAGGATGGCCTCGCAGGGGCTGCCCTCCATCAGCGGAACGTGCTTGTGGGCAGCGGCGTGGAACACCACGTTCGGACGGTGCTGCCCGAAGACCGCACGCAGCCGGGTTTCATCGCGCACGTCACCGATCAGGGCCACGCAGTCGATGTCAGGCCAGTTGCGGGCCATTTCCTGCTCGATGTTGAAGATCGAGTTCTCGCCACGTCCGAACAGGATCACGCGGCGCGGTGCGAACTGCACCACCTGACGCACCAGTTCCGAGCCGATCGAGCCGCCCGCTCCGGTGACGAGCACCACCTTGTCCCGCAGGTAGCCTGCAATGGCTTGCGTGTCGATCTGGGCCGGAGGACGGCGCAGCAGGTCCTCGGGGCGTACCTCGCGGATCTGCGAGACCGAGACCTGTCCGCCCAGGATCTCGTAGATTCCGGGGATGATCCGGTAAGCCACACCTGCGCCCTTGCTCTGGGCGATCACCTTACGAACGACCTCGCCTCCGGCCGAAGGGATGGCGATCAGGACCTCGTTGACCTGCTGGGCCTCGATGACGCGGGCGAGCGTATCCAGCGTGCCCAGCATCGGCAGCCCCATGAAGGTCTTGCGCTGCTTGTCCGGATCGTCGTCGACAAAACCGATTACGTCCAGGCCCGCTTCGGGGTGACGGCCGATCTCGCGGGCGATCATCACGCCCGCGTCGCCAGCACCCACCACCAGCACCCGCTTGCGCGGCCCCTCGAAGGTCGTAGCAGCCGTGCGGCGCCCATCTCTTTCGAAGATCAGACGGAACAGCAGGCGCGCGGCTCCCATGGTCAGCAGGGCGAACAGGCCCTCGAGCAGCGGAACCGAGCGGGGGATGCCGCCGGGCTGTACGAGCAGCAGCGCCAGCTGGAGCAGCACTGTGGTGCTGCCTACGGCCAGCAGCAGCCGGTACAGGTCGTGGACACTTACGATCTGCCACCGTTGGCGGTGAAGGCGAAACCGATAGATCACGAAGGCTTTGAACGGGAGTGTGGCTGCTACGTAGAGCGCCAGAGGTACCGCGTATCCTTGAAGGTGGCCATCGAGGCGGGTGCTATAGGCGAGCAGAGCCGCAACGCTCCACAAGAAGAGGTCAATCAGGTATTTGACATGCACGGTGGTCATGGCAGGTCTCCCTCGAGGCTTGGAACGAACGACACGCTCAGGAGCAATACGTGGATGGGAGGGGCAGCTATAGGATTCTCCCTAGACAAAGAAGCTGCGGCAAAGCCGTTCTGAACTGAAAGGGGTTGCCGCAGTCACTATGGAAAATTATGGGAGTTCTTTGTTACTCGTATTTTACCTCGCCTGCGGTGCGGTTATTCCTGTTGAGCGCCCTGAACGACCTCGCAAACGACCTGCGCCATGTATTCCATGTCTGCGACGGTCAGGGTCGGGTGCACCAGAAACATCAGCGACGTTTCGCCGAGCTCTCGAGCAATCGGGAAACGCTCCTGGGGCCCTAAGCCGGCGTTTATAAAGGCTTTTTCCAGGTAAATTTCAGAGCAAGAACCGCTGAAACAGGGAATTCCCTGGGCCGCAATTTCGGCCAGGATGCGGTCGCGGTCCCAACCGGGCTTAAGCCGTTCGGGCCGTACAAAGGCATAATACTTGTAGTAGGCGTGGCCAATGTCACCGGGCGGAAGCGTGAGACGTAAACCCTCGAGTCCGGCCAGCCTTTGGTTGAGCACGTCTGCGTTCTCACGCCGGCGGCGGGTCCACTCGGGCAGTTTGCGCAGTTGGAGACGTCCAATGGCCGCTTGCACCTCGAGCATACGCCAGTTGGTCCCGAAAGACTCGTGTAGCCAGCGGAACCCCGGGGCATGCTCGCGGTGGTAGACCGCGTCGTAGCTCTTGCCGTGATCCTTGAAAGCCCAGGCACGCTTCCAGACTGTTTCGTCGTTGGTGACCAGCAGTCCACCCTCGCCGCCGGTAGTCATGATCTTGTCCTGGCAGAACGAGAAGCAGCCTATGTCGCCGATCGAACCCACCGGGCGCCCCTTGTAGGTTGCCCCGTGCGCTTGGGCACAGTCTTCGATCACGAAAATGCCGCGCTCACGTGCCAGCTCGAGAATAGGGTCCATGTCGCACGGCCATCCCGCGAGGTGCACCACGATGATGGCCCGGGTCCGGGGGCTCAGGACCTGTGCGATGGTCTCGGCCGTGATGTTCTGCGACACCGGATCCACCTCGGCCAGTACCGGGGTTGCGCCGCGCATCACCGCCGCACTCGCCGAGGCGATGAAGGTACGCGGTGTGGTCACGACCTCGTCACCCGGACCCACGCCCAGTGCGTACAGCGCCAGCTCGAGCGCCACCGTGCCGTTGTGCAGCGCAATGGCATGTTTCACGCCCAGCGCCTCAGCGTACTCCCGTTCGAATTCTCGGCCCTCATTCCCGGTCCAGTAGTTCACCTTGCCCGACTGCAGTACCTGGGTGACCGCTTCGATCTCGTCCTGTTCAAAGTGTGGCCAGGGACCGAACCGTTGCGTTTGCTTCTGTGCTACGGTCATGATTTCACCTCGGTGTTACGCGGTCGGGCTGGAACTCCCACCGCTGTGATTCCTGATTCTAAATGTCCTATAACCGCCCCACCTGCGCCGACCGTACTCCAGGCCCCCACCTTCACCCCGGGAATAGCTGCGCTGGCAACACCCATCAACACGCCTTCCTCAAGGTGCACGCCTCCGGCTAACCGGACGCCGGGGGCGACGTGTACAAAGTCCTCGAGGATGCAGTCGTGATCCACGCTGGCTCCGGTATTCACGATCACGTGTTCACCCAAGATTGCATCCGGCTGGACCACCGCCCCTGCGCATACCACGGTACCTGCACCGATGCGGGCGCTTGGATGCACGCTGGCCATAGGGTGGGTTACGGAGATCCAGCGGGTTCTCGGGTATCGCTGTGAGATGTGAGCGCGTGCCCGGTTCGACCCAATGGCAATCACTGCCTGTGGATCCGGTACCTCGTTCAGCAGGTGCATGCCGCCCAACACCGGCACATCCAGTATCTTTTCCCCCGCTCTCGAGGAGTTATCGTCGAGCACGCCCCGTACCGGCAGTCCCGCTGCGTGCAGGGTGGCGATCACCACCTTGGCATGCCCCCCGGCTCCCAGCACGAAGATGCCCGTCATGTTCCGTTCCTCGAGGAGGACCCGGTAAAACGGGGCATGGTCGCGTCTCCGGCTGCACTGATACCCTCGCGGCGGAACACCTTGATAACCGTGAGCCACAAGATCTTGAGGTCCAGCCAGAAGTTGTGGTGATCCACGTACCACACGTCGAGGGCGAACTTCTCTTCCCACGACAGGGCGTTACGGCCGTTCACCTGGGCCCATCCGGTAATGCCGGGACGCACCTCGTGCCGACGGGCCTGCTCGGGCGTATACAGCTCGAGGTACTCCATCAACAGCGGGCGGGGCCCGACCAGGCTCATCTCGCCGCGCAGCACGTTGAACAGTTCGGGCAGTTCGTCCAGCGAGGTGGCGCGCAGGAAGCGACCCAGCGAAGTCAGACGTTCGCTGTCCGGGAGTGGGCGGCCCTGAGGGTCAGTCGCGTCGCGCATGGTGCGGAACTTGTACATGGCGAACGGCCTGCCGTGGAGTCCTGGGCGCACTTGGCGGAAGATCACCGGTGAACCCATCTGTAGCCGGACCAGCAGCGCCACGCCGACCATTAGCGGGGCGAGCAGCAGCAGCCCTAGTGCTGAGGCTACGACATCCAGAGCGCGTTTAAGCCGATCACCATGTGCGCGGTGGCGTTCGGTCAGCAGCGACGCATACAGCGCCCCGAGCTGCTCCCAGGCCTGCTGTGGTCGAAAGTCGCGCAGCACCCGCTCTCGTCCCGCAGCACCCAGTGCGCGGGCCCGCTGGGGTTGCTCCAGCAGCTCCAGCAGCGCGACTTCAAGGCGATGCGCGTCTCCCACCGGTACCCTCAGTCCGGTCACACCGTCTACCACCGCGTCGCGTGCGCCAGTCGCGTTGGTCGTTACCACCGCCAATCCGGCCGCCGCCGCCTCGAGGGCTACGGTTCCGAACCCCTCTCGGTGGGTCGGGAAGGCCAGCAGGTGCATCAACGGGTAGTATGGCGCGGTGTCCGGCACGAACCCTGCCCGAACGATGCCCGGGTGCTGCTCGAGGGTCCGCCGTGCCTCGAGTGGCAGTGGATCTCCCGGCTCGTGGTCTCCCAGCAGCAACAGCCTCACCTCGGGCTTCCGCGCATAAATGCGCCCGAACGCGTCCAGCAGCTCCACGATGCCTTTGTCGCGCACAAAGCGGCCTACGAAACCGATCACCGGGGTACCCTCGGGCAAGTTCAGTCGGGTGCGCAGCGCCGCCGTCTGCGTAATGTCCGTCGCCTCCGGCGCGAAACGCTGCGCCTCGAGGCCGTTGCAGGTGCCGTGGCCCAGTACCACCGCTTTGGCTGCGGGCACCACGCCCAGCGCTACCGCTCGCTCCCGCAGGCTGGGGCTCACGCATACCACCCGGTGGGCGCAGGCGCAGGCTACCCGTTCGGTCAGCTGAAGGATGCGGCGCTTGAGCCCGCGCGTCGTCTCCAGCCGCAGACCGTGCAGAGTGTAAACCCGTACCGGTACACCCGCAAGTGCAGCTGCCACGCTTCCCAGCAGACCGGCTTTGGGCGTTCCAGCATTCACGATCTGCGGCCGCAGCCGACGCATCAGCCACCAGGTCCGCAGAAGCGCCGCTGCGTCATGGAGTGGTGCAATTTCCCGCTGCATCGGCAGTTGGTGTGCGGTCACCCCCTCCTGGCGTGCGACCTCTTCGAGGTCAGCAGCAGGCTCTGGCGCGGCAGCCAGGTGCAGCTCCCAGCCCGCCGCGCGGAAGTGGGCCAGTTGGCCGCGCAGGAACGACCGCGCGCTGAGCGGCACGGTGACCAAGTACAACATCCGCTTCATGTGCCCACCTCGAGCGGCGTCCACGCCGCCTGCGGCAGAAAGGTCCGGATGTGCCGCAGCGTCTCTAGGGCCTCGGCCTGCTCCTGCACGCTCAGCGGACGGTTGCGGCGTAGCAGCAGCTCGCTTTCGCGGCCCAGTGCGCTCATTACTCGATACACGCCGTCTTTGGCATACGAGGTCAGCAGTGCCCGCAGCGTTCCCAGTTGGCCCAACTGGGCCGGACCGCGCTGGTGCAGCACTCGGCGCACGCCTTGCGAGCTGCGCAGGTACTTGCGCAGGTAAGGCAGGCCCAACTCGCGGTAGAACAGCAGCGGCCGCTCGAGGACCGCGAAGCGCGAGTGGGGTAGGCTGCGGGTCCACAGTTCGAAGTCCTCGGCGCGATCGTGCGCCTCATCGTACGGGAAGCGTCGGAACCACTCGCTGCGCCCGGTGACAGTCGGGTGTATGAACGGGCTGCCCCCCAGCGCCTGCGCCGCCGAATGCGGCGGCGTGGTGCTGCGGTAGCCGTACGGACGGCCCTGAACGTCGATGGCGTATACCGCGCTACCCACCACGTCCACCTCTGGGTGCGCGTCTAAGAAGGCCAACTGGTAGGCCAGCCGCTCCGGGTGCATTAGGTCGTCTGCATCCATGCGAGCTAGCAGCGGGGCTTGCGCCAGCGTGGCGATCTGGTTAAGCCGTGCGGCCAAGCCCCGGTTTTGCCCGTCGCTCACCACCCGGATGCGTGGGTCGCTGAAGGAGCGCACCAAATTGAGCGAGTCGTCCTGAGAGCCATCGTCCACGACGATCAGCTCCCAGCGTGTTTCGGTCTGCGCCAGCACTGAGGCCAGGGCGAGTGCTAGAAACGGGGCCGCGTTGTAGACCGGCAGCCCGATCGACACCCGCGGCGTCACGGGACCCTCCGGGGCCGCGTCGCGCTGTGCTCCCGTGCCCCTGCGCTCTCAAGCAGTGATGCAAAGAAGGCGATGCGCTCCTGCTCCTTGTGCGCGTAATCCAGCCGCGCAGCTACCTCGCGCGGCACCCGCCGGCCCTGCCAGGACCGAACGAAGCGCTCGATGTCTCCTAGTGTATCCTTCACGTTGCTCTCGGTGTTGGGAAGGCGCAATATGAACTCGGCCCCCGAAAGAAAGTCGGTGTCCAGGTACCCCAAGATCACGGGCAGGCCGTAGGCGAGGTACTCGCGTACCTTCAGCGGTGAGGCCTCCTGCATACTGTTGCGGTGCAGTGCCAGTGAGCCCACCGCGCAGTCGGCTGCCTCGAGGATGCGTTCGTAGGACGCGCGGTCCAGATGACCATGCAGGGTCACGTTGGCGGGGGCGTCTTCTGGAGTGTCCTGAGCGGAGATACCGACCAGATCGAATCGCCAGTCAGGACGCAGGCGCGCCAGTTGCAAGATCTTGTCTACACCGTGCCACGGCTGCCCGGCGTGGCCAATGAACACCAAGCGCGGCGGCCCGGCGGTGGGTGCTGGCAGCGGTCGGGTGTCCTCAAGGGCGATCCCGTTCCCGATGACGGTGTGGGGGGGCCGGAATTTCGCGTAATGCGGTTGCTTGGCGATCTCGTACGAGACATAGACCAGTCCGGCCGCGCGACCCAGCAGTAGGCCGCGTGTGGCTCGGTAGTAGACCATGAACGGCAGCGAGGCGGAACGCAGTTCACCTAGGTCGTTGGTGTTGACCTCCACCACGACCCGCTGCCGGGTCAGCAATCGCTGCAGCGGTGGCAGATACAGGTCCTGCCGGGTGTATACCACATCCGGCCGCTCACCTTCGAGGCGCTGCACCAGACGCGCCATAGCCTGCAGCCGTCCATCGAACGGGGCGGGCAGGCGGGAACCGCTGTACGTCTCGACTTGGGCCTGCAAACCCAGATTGCTGTGCTGCAAGTCGTGCAGCACGTCGGGCCGCTTGGTTACAACAAATAGTGTCACCACGTGCCCCAGTTGCTGCCAGGCGCGCGCTTGGCTGAGCACTTTCTTGTAGACCCCGGTGCCGGGTCCCATGTTGAGCTGTAAGAAGTAAGCAATTTTCATATTTGATAGCCTTCTTGGGTGCTGGAGGAAGAAGAAGGATTAGGGTGCGCCATAGTTTCCCTTATGCAGGTGGGGAGAAGCTGTCCGGCGTCCCAGCCCTCTCCAGGTCAGCAGAAACAGCAGTAGCGCCGGAGAGACCAGCCCACCCCAGCCGATGTAGTCGAGAATGCTGCCTGAAGTGAGACCGATGAAGGCGGACACCGACAAGATGGCGCTGAGCAAAAAAACCCGATAGTCCAGCCGGACTAGCACCCGGTCTATCAGGGCCAGGCTGCCGACCAGCAGCAGCGCGATAATCGTGACGCCTAAGTAGCCCGCGCCGCTCCAGCTAACGGCCAGCAACGAGGCGTTGGTGGCGAAGCCGTCCCCGGTCGCTGCAACGGCGACCTCGTAGATCGAGACATCCTGTCCCCCATAGCCTAGCAGCCCGATCCGGAAGATGTTTTCGATCCCGCGGAAGTCGTATTTCTCCGGAAACACCGCGAAGAAGTTCGTCTCGGTCGCCCCTGGGATGGCCAGAGTGCGGGCCACGATGCTCTGCATGGCCACGTCAAAGGGCAGTCCGAA encodes the following:
- a CDS encoding sugar transferase; protein product: MKRMLYLVTVPLSARSFLRGQLAHFRAAGWELHLAAAPEPAADLEEVARQEGVTAHQLPMQREIAPLHDAAALLRTWWLMRRLRPQIVNAGTPKAGLLGSVAAALAGVPVRVYTLHGLRLETTRGLKRRILQLTERVACACAHRVVCVSPSLRERAVALGVVPAAKAVVLGHGTCNGLEAQRFAPEATDITQTAALRTRLNLPEGTPVIGFVGRFVRDKGIVELLDAFGRIYARKPEVRLLLLGDHEPGDPLPLEARRTLEQHPGIVRAGFVPDTAPYYPLMHLLAFPTHREGFGTVALEAAAAGLAVVTTNATGARDAVVDGVTGLRVPVGDAHRLEVALLELLEQPQRARALGAAGRERVLRDFRPQQAWEQLGALYASLLTERHRAHGDRLKRALDVVASALGLLLLAPLMVGVALLVRLQMGSPVIFRQVRPGLHGRPFAMYKFRTMRDATDPQGRPLPDSERLTSLGRFLRATSLDELPELFNVLRGEMSLVGPRPLLMEYLELYTPEQARRHEVRPGITGWAQVNGRNALSWEEKFALDVWYVDHHNFWLDLKILWLTVIKVFRREGISAAGDATMPRFTGSSSRNGT
- a CDS encoding glycosyltransferase; amino-acid sequence: MTPRVSIGLPVYNAAPFLALALASVLAQTETRWELIVVDDGSQDDSLNLVRSFSDPRIRVVSDGQNRGLAARLNQIATLAQAPLLARMDADDLMHPERLAYQLAFLDAHPEVDVVGSAVYAIDVQGRPYGYRSTTPPHSAAQALGGSPFIHPTVTGRSEWFRRFPYDEAHDRAEDFELWTRSLPHSRFAVLERPLLFYRELGLPYLRKYLRSSQGVRRVLHQRGPAQLGQLGTLRALLTSYAKDGVYRVMSALGRESELLLRRNRPLSVQEQAEALETLRHIRTFLPQAAWTPLEVGT
- a CDS encoding glycosyltransferase, whose protein sequence is MKIAYFLQLNMGPGTGVYKKVLSQARAWQQLGHVVTLFVVTKRPDVLHDLQHSNLGLQAQVETYSGSRLPAPFDGRLQAMARLVQRLEGERPDVVYTRQDLYLPPLQRLLTRQRVVVEVNTNDLGELRSASLPFMVYYRATRGLLLGRAAGLVYVSYEIAKQPHYAKFRPPHTVIGNGIALEDTRPLPAPTAGPPRLVFIGHAGQPWHGVDKILQLARLRPDWRFDLVGISAQDTPEDAPANVTLHGHLDRASYERILEAADCAVGSLALHRNSMQEASPLKVREYLAYGLPVILGYLDTDFLSGAEFILRLPNTESNVKDTLGDIERFVRSWQGRRVPREVAARLDYAHKEQERIAFFASLLESAGAREHSATRPRRVP